The genomic interval aagagtaaagcaagaaatggagtaggtattattgtagatagtttgttaaaggatgaagttgtaggagtagttagaaaaggggatagaattataacccttaaaataatagtggcgaaagaaactatgaacataattagtgtatatgcaccacaagtaggattagataaagctaccaaattaaggttttgggaggacttagatgaaatattacaaaatattccaccaaatgaaaggattttaataggaggtgatctaaatgggcatgtcggagtgaaaaatgaggaatatgagagagtacatgggagttatgggtttggaacgaggaatgaggaagggaaaactatattagattttgcgatagcatatgaccttatattagctaatacgttttttaagaaaagagaagaacacttagtcacattcaaaagtgggaataataaatcgcaaattgactttcttatggttaggaagaaggatagaaagatttgtaaagattgcaaagtcatccctggagaaagcttaactacccaacatagggtagtagtgttggatatacgcctcaaatatagtatcaatagaaagaaaatatatacaattcctagaattaagtggtggaagttaaaggatgggaagcaacatatatttaaagagaaggtagaagtacaagcattaggtgaaatatacgatgactctaatacagcatgggataagatggtatcaaagttaaaaatagtagctaagagtgtcctcggtgagtcaaaggggcatgcaccgctaagtaaagaatcttggtggtggaatgagaaagtacaagagaaagtgaaggaaaaacgaatagcttataaggaattatatatttgtaagaacgaggaaaatttaaaaaaatatacaatagccaagaaagaagctaagaaagtagtgagtgaagcaaaaaatgaaacttttgaacggttatatcaaaaattggatacaaaagaaggggaaaaagacctctatagaatagctaaagtgagagaaagaaaaacaagagatcttagccaaataaaatgtattaaagatgaatgtaatagggtattagtaagcgatggagaaataaaagagcggtggaagaggtattttcatcaactttttaatgaaggtttaggagaccaacttaacttaggtaatttaattaggtcaaatgaggatcgaaattttaatttttatcgtagaattcaaacttaagaagtaaaacaagttttaaatgagatgcacaatggaaaagccgttggaccagatgatattccgatagaggtatggaagtgcttagggaaacaaggtattgaatgacttacaaaattatttaacatgatattgaaaacgaaaaaaatgcctgatcaatggaggataagtactctagttcccttatataagaataaaggagacgtacaaaattgtgcaaactataggggtattaaactaatgagtcatactaagaaactttgggaaaaagtaatagaaaaaagattaaggaaggagaccatagtgacagaaaatcaatttgggtttatgcctggaaggtcgacaatagaagctatacatcttcttagacaattaattgaaaaatatcgggagcaaaaacaagatctacacatggtattcattgacttagaaaagacatatgatagagtcccaagagaaattatatggagaattttagaaaagagaggtgttagcgtaacatatattgaactaattaaggatgtgtatgaggatgtaacgaccagagtaaagacttcaggcggagtaactgaagcatttccaataaagatagggttacatcaaggatcagctctaagtccctatctttttacattaattatggacgaactcactgcacacattcaagacacagtaccgtggtgcatgttgtttgcagatgatattattttgatagatgagacacgtgaaggagtaaatgctaagctagaatcttggagggaaacactagaagggaaaggttttaagcttagtagattaaagacggaatatatggaatttaagtttagcaatattagaagtaatgaaacaattgttaagataggagaggacgagttgcctggaaccgagagatttaaatatttaggatcatttttacaaaatgatggagggattgagagagatgtcttacatagaatacaaggtgaaatggaggggagcgtcgagtgttttatgtgaccgtaaagtacctctaaacttaaaggtaagttctataaaaccgcagttagacctgctatgttatatggagctgaatgttgggctatgactcgagcacatgagcagaagatgagagttgcagagatgaggatgttaaggtggatgtgtggacatacgaggatggacaaaataagaaatgaaagcattagagagaaagtaggagttgcatctattgaggaaaaactcagagagacacgtttaaaatggtacagacatgtacttagacgaccaataaatgctccagttaggcgatgtgaaactatgataaacatgcatataaaacgaggaagaggaagaccaaaaaagacttggttagcaacaataaaacaagataaaatttatttaagtatagatgatgatataataggagatagagctcaatggcgtaaaaagaccccacctagtgggaaaagtcttgttgttgtaaaaaaaataaaaagacatCTTATTGCCACACCATTACCTGCTGGGCAAAAACACAAGTAGctttctttgtttgttttttttttcctttgctcGTAGAGTTTTATGCTTTTATGGATCAATTATTTGGATGGAAGATAATACTTGATTACCtgtttgtgaaatttttttttttaactttttcttCGTTATATATTTTATTCAAATAATCAGACCTTTCATTTGAAATTTCAAAGCGAGTGAACGCATTCTCTAGGTAAACTAGTCCTTAAGCTTAGTTAAGCTCGATAAACTTTATAATATACTGgaacataaatttttttaaacatgtacatggaattactttaaaataataaattgaatcgattgaagagATTGATCTGAAAGTCAATATTTAACTGAATAGATTAAAGCGTTGtttgtgaaaaatattttttttactttttctttgttATATATTTTATTCAAATAATCAGGCATTTCCTTTGAAATTACAATCCGAGTAAACGTACTCTCTAGGTAAACTAGGCCTTAAGTTTTGGTTAAAGCTCGATAAATTTCATAATATATCGGAACATAGATTTTTTAAACATgcagaattattttaaaataataaattcgaTCGAAGATATGGATCTAGAATCAAATGTTTAAAGTAGATTAAAgcgttgtttgtgaagaagagttttttttactttttcttcatTATATATTTTATTCAAATAATCAGACCTTTTTGTTGAAATTTCAAACCGAGTAAACGCACTTTCTAGATAAACTAGGCCTTAAACTATGGTTAAAGCTCGATAAACTTTATAATAtactggaacatatattttttaaatatgtacATGGAATTACTTTAAAACAATAAATTGAATCGATTAAAGGGATTGACCTGGAATCCAATGTTTAACTGAATAGATTAAAGCATTGTTTGtgaaaaagagtttttttttcttttttttcgttATATATTTTATTCAAATAATCAGACCTTTCATTTGAAATTTCAAACTGAGTAAACGTACTGTCTAGGTAAATTAGGCCTTAAACTTTGGTTAAAGTTTGATAAACTTTATAATATACTGGAACATAGATTTTTTAAACATGTACATAGATTTACTTTAAAACAATAAATTGAATCCATCGGAGAGAGCAATCCAATATTTAAACGAATAGATTAAAGCTAAGCATTGTCCAATATTGAAATGAATAGATTTAGCGTTGTTTGTGAAAaagagtttttttattttttattcgtTATATATTTTATTCAAATTATCAGTCCTTTCCTTTGAAATTTCAAACTGAGTCAATGCATTTCTAAGCTAGGGCGGCAAACGAATCCAGTCGACGGCAAATGAATTGAATCGGCTCATGAATTTTTTAAGTCGACTCAAAAAATATTCTATTCgtatttaaatttattgaattcgAGTCGAACTCGAACATATTTAAACTTTTTTCGATCCGAACTTGAACCCTAATTATATTATTTGAGTCGCTCGTGAGCCACTTAtgagccttaatatttattaatataaattaaatatatattaaataaataaatttcgaatAGTTCGTGAATATGTTCAaatatttcgagccgaactcgaatccGAGTCCTAATTCGAATTGAATTAGAaccaaacattttaaattttttgaatttcgAATTCGAACTCGAATATGCCTATTTCAAGGCAAATatgaatattaaaattttctacATATTCGACTTGTTTACATCTTTACTGTAGATAACTAGGCCTTAAGCTTTGGTTAAAGCTCGATAAACTTTATAATAtactggaacatatattttttaaacatgTACGTGGAATTACtttaaaacaataaatttaatcgattaaaaagtAAATCCCCCTAACTGTTTTCCGGGAAGAATTTGGGGTAGGCAGGAATGAGGGCTTTCTCATAATCCCAGTGATTAGGAGAGGCCAGGCCGCATAGTAAAAAACACTTTCGGACGGACTCCGACACACATTGAAAGTCACGAGTTGAttgtccttccttttctatttaTAAAGGGGATATCCCACGCGGGTTGCTTTTCCGTCGGTTGGGTTGATTATTTTTGGAATGATCCACTCAgtttcatgaaaatttttcattaatCATCAGGGTAAATCAAGAAGCATATGTGATGACTAATTCAAAAGTTCAGTATTCTTTGGTTACACCccttatttggaggaaaaattctttgTAAATATGTCGTAACTGGGGTTCAAATCGTGAGTGTTAGATGACAGCTTGGATATCCTACCGTGACACCATAATCCTGGGGACGCCTTATTCGCCTTTacatggtggcaaaagacgaatacgctcgctcccagcacccccgtcaatccgtctcaAGACCAACACAAAGGAGCTAAATCACGAGCGACTACTAatctttagaatagtgactagcgcataagggaggtatttacctcgactttgtggagattcgaacctcagaccttATGATGACAACagctcatgcgctagccactagacccattcgAGGGGACCCTTATTCGCCTTTACacgatggcaaaaggcgaatgCGCTCACCTCCAGTACCTTCGCcaatccgtcccagggccaacacggaggaggtaaatcacggacggctactagcctttggaataatgactagaaCATAAGGGAgtcatttacctcgactttaccgagattcaaaccccagaTCTCATGATGATAAGACATCAATAGCTAaccactagactcatccgagaAGACCTTATTCACCTTTACATGTACCCACAGAGAGTCACGATTAATCGTGCCTCATCTAAACTTTCTAACTCGGGCCTGAAATTTCATCCGTAGGAACCTTGCTTGAAAGGGTACTGGCATGCACAAATGGATCTGGGTACTTCATTTGTTGCAATCAAGACAACAGGAACATTCTTTGTTTGTTTAACTAAATAGATTAGAATATCCTACCCAGtttgattgattagaggatggtaattttattataataaaataaaagatgaatttttaatagatatatatttttgaaaattttttttcttaattatttgataatcgattataaattaattatgtaAGAGACATTTGAAatgaatataattatttttttactacACCTGAATAAATTAAAACCCCAAATAATAGTACAGAAGTACAacaatttctcaatttcttaGGTATTTAAGCATccaattataattttaataaattaataaataaatttttttaacggTCGATTAACATAATAATACTAAATTTATTAGTCGATTAACATAATAATACTAAACTGATTAATTTCTTAGGTATTTTAGCATccaattataattttaataaattaataaataaatttttttaatgaacGATTAACATAATAATACTaagtttattaattgattaacatAATAATACTAAACTGATTAGTTACTGCaagtatttttaatttagtttattttaatgaTCGATAAATcttttttataaaatcaaattaattattaataagtAAACTGAATATCCTGtgctatttaaaaaataattgaatgGATTAAAAGCACCCCTAAACTTCCAAGTTACGCCTTAATAATCTATAAAAATTTGCCTATAATCTGATAAAAGAAATGATAATATTTCGTAAATTCCCAAGAATAAATACCACAAATCGCAATCATTATTTTGTAAATTCCAAAAAAAGGACATGCAACTTACTTTATCAAAATGTTacaaaacttgattttaaaaatatttaatattgttATAAATCTGGTAATTTCCTTATTTTATAAATTCCAAAATCATTTAATATTGCATTACAAAGTTATAGAAACACACCCATAACACTAGTCCGAATAAACAAAAATGGCAAACAAACTCCGAATTATCCAACTGAGGATGACAAATTAAGTGAAGACGATCAAATACAACTCAATACTTCAATGGAGCAAGGATGTTAAGCTGAGAACCAAGCTCCTCGTCGTCGTCGGTTGCCTTCTCTGCCTTGGCACGAAGCTTCTGAAGCTGCTTTCGCCTCTCATAAGACACcttggccctttctttcctcttctcctctaatTCCTGTTTAAAACATTACCAGGTTAATCAGTCACGCTGAcgtttcaaattttagaaaaaagataAAAGGCAAACGGCACTTTCATAAAGACTTGGAACAAAATAAGTTCTACCCAACATAAAACTCCTTCCAAGCTACAATCATAATCAAGCAAGTTAGATTGAGATTACCTGGGAATCATAATCAGGCAACTTGTTATACAGGCACCTTCATAACGACTTGGAACACCATTTCTATCGCACAAAACTCCTTCCAAGTGacaatcataatcaagaaagatTGGGATTGCCTGTGGAAAAATGTCTCTTTCTGTGACATCCCAATTTACTCTcacaaggtggattttaaattaattaaatttctttacaAATTTAGATGGGTGAGCTACTGTTGACTTAGACTTGAGCATTTATTATTAATGGTTGTGTCTAACTAGTTAATGAGATGGTTCTCTCTATATAGCAGAGCAGACCTAATCCTAAGGATGGCGAAGTGTTAGAGAGACCTGTCTGCACAGCTGTATTGTCAACATTCTGCAGATGTCACACTGATTAAGGTTGATTCtaagttataaaacaaatatTAAGCAGGGCAGATTGTTATAACCCTGGTTCAATCCCACATGGTGAGTTGTGGACTACCCAAGAATCTTTTATAAACCTTATGTGAATGAGCTGCTATTAACTTAACTAACTTGGGCTGAATAATTTTGAATCAAAGATTGGGCCTGACAAGTTGATGGATCAATTTCTATCAAGTAGTTTGTGATAGTTTAGGTCCCTCTCATACCTTTCAACTCTTGTAAGCCTAGGCTGCTCAAGGACGAGAAAGAATCGACTTAATGGCATGCCCTTCTCTAAAATATTAAATCCCGAACCAAACTATCTCATTAACCTTAAGATTTATCGAAGTATATGCAATTGTTGCATGAATTCTTTATGGCTCAGAAAATTCAGACACAAGAGaatcctcaaaaaaaaaaaaaacacctaaGTACAGAATATTCTGGCTTGAATATCTACACTGACCATACAAGTTAcaagcaaaaataaaaaatataattaactaTCGTCAACATACATccaaagaggaaaaaaaatcataCGACCAGTGAAAAGGGAGCTTGCAACTTTTTAACATTTTCAAAATATGATAGACAAATTAAACCAAAGCTTGGCTCAAGATATAAAGTAAAATTTCTTGCCTTATTTCATAAAACACTTTCAATTGCATTATTTAACCATATAAAGGCTTTCGGTGTAGAATTTAGGATGCCTGGTTGTTTAGGAAAAAAAAAGCAATATATGCATACAATCTTGGACAATCACAGATATAAATTCTTAAATAAAGCTCTTCAGATAATGTTTTTGAAACACATACCCATAGACTCTAGGTAAAGCTCTTCAGAAGACAAAATGAGAAAACAATGATTGTACTGATGTACAGACATAAAAAAAGCATCTTTGGTTTCCAATTTTTACTAGCATCAAATTATTAACACATGCAAAGAacgaaaaaaaaatccaaactacTGAGATAGTAAATGAAATATTTCAAATACTTGAACCTTCTTAACACGCACTATACAAGGAGAATTAAATCAATAAATAACCAcaataaaatatgcaaaacaaaGTTCCAATTGTAGTCCAAGGTGTAAGGAATAGACTGACAGGGTAAGACTAAGGCAATCACTAGTTAATGtagtaaaaaaaattagtagATTTGATTATTATTTGCAATATAATCTAGGATAAAGTGCAGTGGAAAGATAATCCACATAGCCGATTCCAAGTAGTTGGAGAGAATATAGTTTGaggatgatgatgagcaaagtaCTGATCACAAAGGAGCTACCAGACGTTATTCATAGCAACtctataaaaattatataatcgTCAGAGTAATGGATGAAACACTAATGTTGAAGACAGTGGGAAATTCCCAACCTTAATAGTGTCGTAGTGATTCCATCCAACCTCTGATGAGAGATGACCAAGCAAGCAATACCTATGTCCAGGTCGAAGCCTCAACACCCTGACAACAAAATCTATCATTTAATCCGCATATTGAGACATTTTATATATATTGCAGAAAATTAGTCGACAAAGAACTGCTTACTTGAGGGCGTCCGGAAcaacctttctcttcttcttgtcgTATGGCGGCGGCACCCCTTCATAGGCCTTGAGCCTTGCCAGTGCAGCAGCACCGCGCTTGGTTTTATGGGGAATCATCCTAAGACAAGAAAAGAGTGTTGATCTCGTAAATCTCTGACCCGACAAacaaaaggaaaaggtaaaaccaaTCTGCGAAGTAAAGGTGATTAATTACCCGCGTATGGTACGCCAGAGGATCTTGGAAGGGGCGCGGAAGTGGATAGGGCCGTGAGACGGCTTGGTATTCATGCGCTTGCGGAGGAAACGGAGATACTTCATCTTCTGGCGGACTAGACCACCGGAGAGGCAGATCTCCTCGCAGCGAACGACGACGACACGCTGCCCATTGAGCAGCTCCTTCGCCAGGATCGACGCCAACCGACCCAGCATGTGGTGTCGGGCATCGACCACCACCCGCCCCGTGCACAGGCCCGACCCAGACACCATATTCGCCTTCCTCGACGCTCACTTCGCCGGCGGCTGGACTTGCAAACCCTGAGTCGTGCGCGCTCGCTCTCCTTTTATATGGATCGGGGGCTAGGGTTTTTTTCACTCCTCTTAACGGGGACGGAACCGATCGGGTTTGGTTCGGACTTTTGTTCCTACCCGTCTAGCGGAGACTGAGCTAGGTAGTTCAAATTTTCGatgtgaattttattttattttttttatttttttttactacaaCAAAAAGGTAGTAGAGAGTCATATGTGTAACTAAATAAAAGTGAGGGTGTTTTCGAGCAAATAGTCGTTTTATATAGAATAAAAAACCACGGCGAGAAAGAGCGGACAGGCGACTCGCGAGGGCAGGACACAGACGGAAGCCGGGGAAATGGCCGATGATGACGTCCCCCAACCATCTTCCCAGTACCGTCGAGAAGCGTTCAAGGCCTCAGGTACGATTACTTCCCTACTTTCTTTAGCTTCGCCGTTCGAAATACGCAATCGACTTCGCATGTTCTGGAGGGTTTGAAACCCTTGaaatataccaaaaaaaaaaaaaaaatcaattctgtAGGATGCCGGTAAGTGAGCGATTGGTTTCTAGGCCTATAGTTAGTGGCCGTCTGTTTGCAACAAGGACGCTGCTTTGTCGTTAGATTATGCATCGTTTACTACTTATCCGAGCTAGTGCTCTGAGAAGTTCATCTTGTGCTAAGATAACGTTGATTTTCACTACTTAATATATCTTTTCTTGATTAAAAGGTGAAATATGAACTTAGATTTGTTTCAGGTTTTTGAGCCTCAACTCGATTTGGTGGGGTGATAGAAAGGTCTGACTAGGTTAATGGAGCCAACTGTTTGCACCAACTAGTTGATGACCGTCAAAACCAGTACATGGATCTATTGAAGGACTTCTATAATCGTGTATGTTGTTCCTGTAGAATGTGAATCTGCTAGTGCATCAAATACTGAGAAACAGAGCACTGAGAAACAGAGCCATCATCAACTAACATCACAAGAGAGTTTTGATGCGTCCTCATTTTCTCTTGTGTTGGATATCTAAGTATCTTTTCGATATCCTTAAGCTTTTGTTATGAGGTAGCTACATATGTTTGTCGATATTGGGTAATGGAAATTTTAATTCCATGGTTCCTAGGTTCTGAAGTCTCAACATTGGTCCTTTTTCAACTGAGTAATTTTAAGTCAGATGGTATTTCATTATTTTGTGACATGTTGCAATGGGATCTGTTACTGACAGAAGATTaaacaaatgaaaactaaaatagATAGCTAGAACTTTCTACATTGATAACCAAGTCAGGAATTAACTGGCTCAGTGTTGTGTTTGTTAGAATTTCTTGTGAACAACTTCATCTGGGTAAGAGATATCTGATggaattattttcaatattagtTCTTTGTTGCGTCTATTTGTTAATTATGCTTATATTAGTGTATTAGTGATGCTAACATTTATCTTGGCCAGCAGTACATAATACTTCTGCACAACGGAGGCGGCAACTTGCAGTTGCAGTAGGAAAAGAGAAACGAGAGGCCTTGATACGGGCAAAACGCTTGTGCCGAGAAGCATTTTTTGAAGATAATGAAGTTTCATTGGAAAGGGACATGGACACTGATGAGGAAAAAACAATTTTGGATGCTCAAACTTCTCAAACTGTGGATGATCTAAAATCTGCACTGACATACCAGTATGTACTTTCTATTTTGACTAGATTTACATGATCACATTTACTTTCAAAAAGCTTAAAAATCTTGTATTTTGCTCTCATGCATGTGTattgtgctttttttttttttttttttgcatttataTGTTGTTGTAAAGTTATTGTATGACCTGTTACTTTCAAGATCTTGTAAATTTTATGTCGTTTTCTAATTTCATGCAGTTTCCACCTAAAAAAAATTCTGTTTTCATTTGTACAGTTACTAAGTTTGATTGTTTTGTCATATTCAAATGATAATTATTTGCATAAAtagtttttttggttatttaatgTAAAATCAAACTCTATCTTTCTTACTACTAGTCCATGAATGGCAGACAATAGTATGTGTTCTAGGAGTCCATGTGTTGTTGACAAGTTGAAAGAAATAAAGGTTAAGGGCAAGGataagaggaagataaaaaagaaaacataaacaaACTTCTAGATAATGCAAATCTTCTTAATAATATGCTCTTGCATAGAGGTTAATGGAGGGATAAGAACAATGTAGTCGAAGCCTAATACTTGGGAAATATAGCTTCTTGTTAGCCTTCTATATCTTACTGCCTTTGTCGTCTTGTTGAGAGTTAAAATTAAAGCTGCTTCCTGAACAAGAAAATCAATAGAATAATTGTGCATGAAGCCATGAAGTAATTATCATGTTTGAATGAACCTTTGAAGTATTTTGTTGTCAGTTGAGTGAAGTTTTATATTATTAAATGTCATCGCAGTACAACTCTTGCTGATACAATCCTCAACCCCAATAATATATTGAAAAAATAACAATGTGGGAGTAATCCATTATTTCTAACACACTCTCAAGCTAGCTGGAGtattgaaaattttcattttgttGTGCAAAAAAGACATTGATTCACATAAAGTGGCTGGGTAAAATATAGCAATCTCTTCTTTAAAAGAACTGCATGGCGCATTGATTTTCTGACATAACCTAATCACTAGTGAAGTGGTAATCAACATCAAATTTGTTAGTGTGTTCGTTAAACATTagatttctttttatattgatgaAACTGGATTTCCACAATGCCTATTTATCAGTTTGATGGTTGTAGATGTGAGTCCATCAGTTGAGGactcaaaatccacaacatctcACAAGATGTTTGTTGTTATCCTATATTTCCTTTGACATTAGAATGAGGTACTtcattttttctttctcttccttATTAGATTGTCTCTAATACAAATGCAGAGTTCCCAATATTTAGAAAACTAATTATCTTTGTTTGTTCACTAAGTAGTTTACATGAACCTAGCTGTTGTTGAAATTTGAAGCATATGAGATTTTATGCTTTTAAGCAACAAATTTCAGATTTACCCATGTGATTGCTTCTGGAGATGGAAGTGCTGAAACCAATAATCTGAGATTCTAGTCATACTTATTCAATGTTATTTGTGAGAGATTATCAGATATTTTGTCATGGGATTATAAGTTCAAGTGATTATTTCtaaataatgaaattatattgaaCTCTAACTTCTAATTATGGTTGAAGTGCAAAAAGAATTTGTTGATCAAAAGTTGAGACATTAACACAGGAATATAAGCAGGGTTGGTTAAAAGctgtaaataaatttgaaaataggTTTATTAGTTAACAGAAGACAGAGAGAATGGAGAATCAAGATCAAGGGAGCCAGTTTTACAATCTATCCTATTTTCTCACCTTGTCGCTTCTGTACTTTCTTGGAAATTCCAAATTCTCTCCCTATAATGTTCTGATAGACACTTTGAAAGCTAAAAATTATGTTCCTCATGTTAGCTTTCTTTTAGCCTTCATAAACCTCATTGGCCTGGTGTATTTTAATCAAAACATCAGTGGAAAGGGAGCTACACAAAAAAAGGTGGAAACGTTACGTGAGCTGAGGCGGCTGTTATCGAAATCTGAAGTCCCTCCTGTCAAAGCAGCTCTCCAAGCTGGAGTCATTCCTCTCCTGGTGCAGTGCTTAGCTTTTGGCTCACCAGATGAACAGGTTTGCATCTTCTACCAATTCCTAATAATTTTTTGCAACTGGAAAACAGTTGTTCTGAAATAATTCAGAGGCATTCATGTTATCTGATCAACTTTCTTGCTATCTACATTTTATAAAGACTGATGTGGTCTTCTGAGTTCTGGTAATTCAGGAAATCATATCCATCCGACTATCTGAATTGATTCCTTCTGAATGTTTGTCATGCTATTATAACTGTCTTTTTAATCTATATACAGTTGCTTGAGGCAGCTTGGTGTCTTACTAATATAGCTGCTGGGGAC from Zingiber officinale cultivar Zhangliang chromosome 6B, Zo_v1.1, whole genome shotgun sequence carries:
- the LOC121988569 gene encoding 60S ribosomal protein L13a-4-like, which produces MVSGSGLCTGRVVVDARHHMLGRLASILAKELLNGQRVVVVRCEEICLSGGLVRQKMKYLRFLRKRMNTKPSHGPIHFRAPSKILWRTIRGMIPHKTKRGAAALARLKAYEGVPPPYDKKKRKVVPDALKVLRLRPGHRYCLLGHLSSEVGWNHYDTIKELEEKRKERAKVSYERRKQLQKLRAKAEKATDDDEELGSQLNILAPLKY